In Devosia chinhatensis, the following are encoded in one genomic region:
- a CDS encoding cryptochrome/photolyase family protein produces MSKALVWLRNDLRLSDNPALVEGCKLDETIAIYIHATDKGLRPEGGAARWWLNRSLNSVAADLAKIGVKLKVECGLSLDVLKRVAGETGADSVHWNRRYGPDARELDKTIKASLREDGLDVSSHEGNVLAEPWTVETGQGKPYSVFTPFWKTLKAKDIARPLPAPRGKSIKSDAVDTDYVEPAWAEKLQHYWHHGEKAALSALDDFLEDKVEDYPEGRNVPAKDVTSRLSPHLRFGEISAREIWHRALAYAHAKPSKAGAIDKFLSELAWRDFSYHQLYHRDDISKVSMQPKYEGLEWRNAPKQLTAWSKGATGFPIIDAGMRELWETGYMHNRVRMLVASLLTKNMLIDWRRGEDWFWDCLVDADEANNPASWQWVAGSGLDAAPYFRIFNPVTQGERFDGAGDYVRRWVPELGKMPDKWVHKPFEAPEEVLKSAGVVLGRTYPNPVVDLKSTRARALEAVSDL; encoded by the coding sequence TTGTCAAAAGCTCTCGTATGGCTGCGCAACGATCTGCGCCTGTCGGACAACCCCGCTCTCGTCGAAGGCTGCAAGTTGGACGAGACTATCGCGATCTACATCCACGCGACGGACAAGGGATTACGCCCGGAAGGCGGTGCAGCGCGGTGGTGGCTGAACCGAAGCCTTAATTCGGTGGCTGCCGACCTTGCCAAGATCGGGGTGAAACTGAAGGTAGAGTGCGGTTTGTCGCTGGACGTCCTCAAACGTGTGGCTGGCGAAACGGGGGCGGATAGCGTCCATTGGAACCGACGCTACGGGCCAGATGCACGCGAGCTCGACAAGACCATAAAGGCCAGTTTGCGCGAGGACGGCTTAGATGTCAGCTCGCATGAGGGAAATGTGCTGGCAGAGCCCTGGACCGTCGAAACCGGACAGGGCAAGCCCTATTCGGTCTTCACGCCGTTCTGGAAGACCCTCAAGGCCAAGGACATTGCGCGCCCCCTGCCCGCGCCCAGGGGCAAGTCCATCAAGTCCGACGCTGTGGACACCGACTATGTCGAGCCGGCCTGGGCCGAGAAGCTGCAACACTATTGGCATCACGGTGAAAAGGCCGCGCTTTCGGCACTTGATGATTTTCTAGAGGATAAGGTCGAGGATTATCCTGAAGGACGGAACGTGCCCGCCAAGGATGTTACGTCCCGTTTGTCGCCCCACCTGCGCTTCGGCGAGATCAGCGCGCGCGAAATCTGGCATCGGGCCCTGGCCTATGCCCATGCCAAACCGTCAAAGGCTGGCGCAATCGACAAGTTCCTCTCTGAGCTGGCCTGGCGCGACTTCAGCTACCATCAGCTCTATCATCGTGACGACATTTCCAAAGTATCGATGCAGCCGAAATACGAGGGGCTTGAATGGCGCAATGCGCCTAAACAACTGACGGCCTGGAGCAAGGGGGCGACGGGCTTTCCCATTATCGATGCGGGTATGCGCGAGCTATGGGAAACCGGCTATATGCACAACCGGGTACGCATGCTCGTGGCCTCCCTGCTCACCAAGAACATGCTTATCGACTGGCGCCGCGGCGAAGACTGGTTCTGGGATTGCCTCGTGGATGCCGACGAGGCAAACAATCCGGCGAGCTGGCAATGGGTGGCAGGCAGCGGGCTCGATGCCGCCCCCTATTTCCGCATCTTCAATCCCGTAACCCAAGGCGAACGCTTTGACGGCGCGGGCGACTACGTGCGCCGCTGGGTGCCCGAGCTCGGCAAAATGCCGGACAAATGGGTGCATAAGCCCTTTGAAGCCCCCGAAGAGGTGCTCAAGTCCGCCGGCGTGGTGCTTGGCCGGACTTATCCCAATCCCGTGGTGGATCTGAAATCCACGCGGGCGCGCGCATTGGAAGCTGTCAGCGACCTTTAG
- a CDS encoding phosphoadenosine phosphosulfate reductase family protein: protein MSFQPTLFGGTQRLSYDDAMEMTLTSMRAYGSSHDHWAIAYSGGKDSSATLTVIAHLLDVGLLERPKTLSVFYADTRQELPPLAIAAERVMQQLRDRGIHVEVVRAPLDKRFMVYILGRGVPPPNNNTLRWCTRQIKVDPMTEALAARIDALDGNVLMITGVRQGESAIRDQRIVMSCSKDGAECGQGWYQQVLPNSKGIRGRVATLAPLLHWRVCNVWDWLRIFAPTEAYGAWATADVADAYGGEEAAEINTRTGCIGCPLTDQDKALDTVIATPAWAYLAPLKGLKPLYRELREPRHRIRKEGAERLKDGSIAANPQRMGPLTFKARLMGLSRVLSIQAECNASAHRLGRPPIDLINEQEEARIRELITNHTWPKGWDGNEPSAEEWLDTVFQDGSIQPLLFGGAA from the coding sequence ATGAGCTTTCAGCCTACCCTGTTTGGCGGCACCCAGCGCCTTAGCTACGATGATGCCATGGAGATGACGCTCACCTCGATGCGTGCCTATGGTTCGTCGCACGACCATTGGGCTATCGCATACTCTGGTGGTAAAGACAGCTCTGCCACGCTAACTGTCATCGCGCATTTGCTTGATGTTGGCCTGCTTGAACGGCCAAAAACGTTGTCTGTGTTCTACGCTGACACCCGGCAGGAGCTCCCGCCGCTCGCGATAGCAGCCGAGCGGGTAATGCAGCAGCTCCGAGACCGCGGGATCCATGTTGAAGTCGTGCGGGCGCCCCTCGATAAGCGTTTCATGGTCTACATTCTTGGCCGCGGTGTACCGCCCCCCAATAACAATACTCTCCGCTGGTGTACTCGGCAGATCAAGGTCGACCCCATGACGGAGGCGCTCGCCGCCCGCATTGACGCGCTCGACGGCAATGTTCTGATGATCACCGGCGTCCGCCAGGGCGAAAGCGCGATCCGCGATCAGCGCATAGTCATGAGCTGCTCGAAAGACGGCGCCGAGTGCGGCCAAGGCTGGTATCAGCAAGTCTTGCCGAACTCGAAAGGCATTCGCGGCAGAGTTGCCACGTTGGCGCCGCTCCTACATTGGCGGGTTTGCAACGTATGGGATTGGCTTCGCATCTTTGCGCCCACCGAGGCCTATGGCGCCTGGGCCACTGCGGACGTCGCAGATGCATATGGTGGTGAAGAAGCGGCTGAGATCAACACCCGCACCGGATGCATCGGCTGTCCACTGACCGATCAGGACAAAGCTCTGGATACAGTTATCGCCACTCCGGCCTGGGCATACCTTGCGCCGTTGAAAGGGCTCAAGCCGCTCTATCGTGAACTTCGCGAGCCGCGGCATCGCATCCGCAAGGAGGGCGCTGAGCGCCTTAAGGACGGTTCGATCGCAGCGAACCCGCAGCGCATGGGCCCACTGACCTTCAAAGCCCGCCTGATGGGATTAAGCCGCGTTCTTTCGATCCAAGCGGAATGTAACGCATCCGCACATCGTCTCGGCCGACCGCCGATCGACCTTATTAACGAACAGGAAGAAGCGCGTATCCGAGAGCTTATTACCAACCATACCTGGCCAAAAGGGTGGGACGGAAATGAGCCATCTGCAGAAGAATGGCTAGACACTGTATTTCAGGATGGATCGATCCAGCCGCTGCTTTTTGGAGGTGCAGCATGA
- a CDS encoding HNH endonuclease, protein MSYGFEKGRSYNRRQDIHARFGGSQQSGIIPVPAHNVIFIMSGARGPEYGYDDEVLEDGTVLYFGEGQRGDQLYVRGNRAIGDHAADGRSLLLFHKRYPQRDILFVGEMVCESFEWRQGRDADGNTRQVIVFRLRHIEKVVEQMEATAPIVDDLDGLRDLAYAAAGIRDAKVGGKPRTIYERSADVRNYVLARARGVCEGCSAPAPFVRRDGSHYLEPHHIRRVSDGGPDHPAFVIGLCPNCHRRVHAGVDGTEYNATLLARMPGLEKKR, encoded by the coding sequence ATGAGCTACGGCTTCGAGAAAGGGCGATCGTATAACCGACGCCAGGATATTCACGCTCGTTTTGGGGGAAGCCAGCAGTCGGGGATCATTCCGGTCCCAGCTCATAACGTCATCTTCATAATGTCCGGTGCCCGTGGACCTGAGTATGGCTACGACGACGAAGTGCTCGAAGACGGGACCGTGCTCTACTTCGGCGAAGGGCAGCGCGGCGATCAGCTGTACGTCCGTGGGAATAGGGCCATCGGAGATCATGCGGCCGATGGTCGGTCGCTGTTGCTGTTCCACAAACGCTATCCACAGCGGGATATCCTCTTCGTTGGAGAGATGGTTTGCGAGAGCTTCGAGTGGCGACAAGGCCGAGATGCCGACGGCAATACGCGACAGGTCATCGTGTTCCGCCTCCGACACATCGAAAAAGTTGTCGAGCAGATGGAAGCGACAGCGCCGATCGTTGATGACCTGGACGGTCTCCGAGACCTGGCTTACGCAGCCGCAGGTATTCGCGATGCAAAGGTGGGCGGCAAACCTCGAACGATTTACGAGCGAAGCGCCGACGTTCGAAATTATGTGTTGGCCCGCGCCCGGGGCGTCTGCGAGGGTTGTAGCGCTCCGGCCCCATTTGTGCGTCGTGACGGCAGCCACTATCTGGAGCCCCATCATATCAGACGCGTCAGCGATGGCGGGCCGGATCATCCCGCGTTCGTAATAGGGCTTTGCCCGAATTGCCACCGACGCGTTCACGCTGGCGTGGACGGCACCGAGTACAACGCGACACTGCTTGCTCGCATGCCTGGCCTGGAAAAGAAGCGATAG
- a CDS encoding SRPBCC family protein, whose translation MSTGIEIEGEGEITLTRTIAANVSDVFAAWTDPALIEQWQTDEAEFDAFEGGHYHFVTYADEDEDADHEVSGDVLQFVEDERLVLSWVYKDEEDELIFVLDIVFKAIGEDATTITLTERGLAHADAQTRIFSMEAWSGALEELAELME comes from the coding sequence ATGAGCACAGGTATCGAAATCGAAGGTGAAGGCGAAATCACCCTCACCCGTACGATCGCGGCCAATGTGAGCGACGTCTTTGCGGCCTGGACCGACCCGGCGCTGATCGAACAATGGCAGACCGACGAAGCCGAGTTCGACGCTTTCGAAGGCGGGCACTACCACTTCGTCACCTATGCCGATGAAGACGAGGACGCCGATCACGAGGTTTCCGGCGATGTTCTGCAGTTCGTTGAGGATGAACGCCTCGTTCTTTCCTGGGTCTACAAGGACGAGGAAGACGAACTGATCTTCGTGCTCGATATCGTCTTCAAAGCCATCGGGGAGGACGCGACCACGATCACCCTGACCGAGCGTGGCCTTGCCCATGCCGATGCGCAGACGCGCATTTTTTCCATGGAGGCATGGAGCGGGGCGCTCGAAGAATTGGCCGAACTGATGGAATAG
- a CDS encoding recombination protein NinB — translation MSRATVIINGKADREKVQRWAQGVPFGTRVEFKEVKRSLPQNDRMWAMLTDVSQQAALGGKKFTPDQWKVIFLHALGQEIQLLPSLDGHGFVPWGQSSSDLSKDEMTGLIELIFKFGAEHGVQFQDEGNAA, via the coding sequence ATGAGCCGCGCAACCGTCATCATCAATGGCAAAGCCGACCGCGAGAAGGTCCAGCGTTGGGCGCAAGGCGTTCCCTTTGGAACTCGCGTCGAGTTCAAGGAGGTCAAACGCTCCCTACCTCAGAATGACCGCATGTGGGCAATGCTCACTGATGTTTCGCAGCAGGCAGCGCTTGGGGGGAAGAAGTTCACTCCCGACCAGTGGAAGGTGATCTTCCTCCACGCGCTTGGTCAGGAAATCCAGTTGCTTCCCAGCCTCGATGGCCACGGCTTTGTGCCTTGGGGCCAGTCGTCATCTGACCTCTCGAAGGACGAGATGACCGGACTTATAGAACTCATCTTCAAGTTCGGCGCGGAACACGGCGTTCAGTTTCAAGACGAAGGGAACGCGGCATGA
- a CDS encoding site-specific integrase — protein sequence MPKVKLKGLNIRKNSAGTWYVSLRSTGKLLAKAKSRDELDAILEGPDFLHAYSTAERKRRKVYSAGTLGALVERYKAGRRWAKLATRTKADYDKVLLYLDPLFEDNAAEYETVDIVEARDSAAADKGDKFSDFVLAVLSAVFSDALEAGLIKANPVLGVARLYKANKDANRRWSADEWEKAFMASPDHLRPVLAIAKHCGLRGQDIARLRWENYRTDPDMGKVLAFIPRKNGDKVGEITIGVPAELRKLLDAMKAGDGVVQPASNAPICRNSLGKAYPSENAMRQVWQQVKLSDAFRKALPNSHDLTLHGLRVTFSSELRESGFTDREVADMLGDLSEGMGKRYSRGAEMRKTSIRVHKKRVQNGS from the coding sequence GTGCCAAAGGTGAAGCTCAAAGGGCTTAATATCCGCAAGAACAGCGCTGGCACCTGGTATGTGTCCCTGCGCTCGACTGGCAAACTCCTGGCCAAGGCGAAAAGCCGCGACGAGCTGGACGCCATCCTCGAAGGTCCTGACTTTCTTCATGCCTATTCAACGGCAGAGAGAAAGCGCCGCAAGGTTTACTCCGCCGGGACGCTCGGTGCGCTTGTGGAGCGGTACAAGGCTGGGCGCCGGTGGGCGAAGCTGGCAACCCGCACCAAGGCCGACTACGACAAGGTGCTGCTCTATCTTGACCCACTGTTCGAGGACAATGCCGCCGAATATGAGACGGTCGATATCGTAGAGGCGCGCGATAGCGCTGCCGCAGATAAGGGCGACAAGTTCTCCGACTTCGTGCTGGCAGTTCTCTCCGCCGTTTTCAGCGATGCGCTGGAAGCCGGCCTCATCAAAGCCAACCCCGTCCTTGGCGTGGCGAGGCTCTACAAGGCCAATAAGGATGCCAACCGACGTTGGAGCGCTGATGAGTGGGAAAAGGCTTTCATGGCTTCACCTGACCATCTGCGCCCGGTCCTAGCTATAGCCAAGCACTGCGGGCTGCGCGGCCAAGACATAGCACGACTGAGGTGGGAGAATTATCGCACTGACCCCGACATGGGGAAGGTGCTGGCGTTCATTCCGAGGAAGAACGGCGACAAGGTGGGGGAGATTACCATCGGGGTGCCAGCCGAATTGCGGAAATTGCTCGACGCGATGAAGGCCGGCGATGGCGTGGTGCAGCCGGCAAGCAATGCGCCGATCTGCCGGAACAGCCTCGGGAAGGCATACCCATCTGAGAACGCGATGCGCCAGGTGTGGCAACAGGTGAAGCTATCGGACGCTTTCAGGAAGGCATTGCCTAATAGCCATGACCTGACGCTGCACGGCCTTCGGGTCACGTTCAGCAGCGAGCTGCGGGAATCGGGCTTCACCGACCGAGAAGTGGCCGACATGCTTGGCGATCTATCGGAGGGTATGGGCAAGCGCTACAGCCGCGGCGCCGAGATGCGGAAGACCAGCATACGGGTTCACAAAAAGCGTGTGCAAAACGGCTCGTAA
- the mobA gene encoding molybdenum cofactor guanylyltransferase: MTLYTLILAGGRGSRLGGVRKAALRINGRTVFDRVASVLPAEGLLVSTGPSGMQHLPRGMAIADEDDSYKGPIAGIRAATRYLATMGKLEARLLTVAVDTPLLPADFVSRMEAAMGAADQAVFAAWRDQAYPTHAIYELPSLIAALADPGLQSPKALLQALSATPLDWSHFLPDDPFAGLNTLNDLLSLGSRARATDK, from the coding sequence GTGACGCTCTACACCCTGATTCTGGCTGGCGGCCGCGGCAGCCGGCTCGGCGGTGTGCGCAAGGCCGCGCTTCGCATCAATGGCCGAACGGTGTTCGACCGCGTCGCGAGTGTCCTGCCGGCCGAAGGCCTTCTGGTCTCGACAGGTCCGTCCGGCATGCAGCACCTTCCCCGAGGCATGGCAATCGCCGATGAGGATGATTCCTACAAAGGCCCGATTGCCGGAATCAGAGCCGCGACGCGCTACCTGGCGACAATGGGAAAGCTCGAAGCCAGGCTCCTGACCGTTGCCGTCGATACACCCTTGCTGCCAGCCGACTTCGTATCGCGGATGGAGGCCGCAATGGGTGCGGCAGACCAAGCAGTCTTTGCTGCCTGGAGGGACCAAGCCTATCCAACCCATGCCATCTATGAGCTGCCGAGCCTCATCGCAGCGCTCGCGGACCCTGGACTGCAAAGCCCCAAGGCCTTGTTGCAGGCTCTATCTGCAACGCCCCTGGACTGGAGCCACTTTCTGCCAGACGATCCGTTCGCGGGCCTCAACACGTTGAACGATCTCCTGAGCCTCGGCAGCCGTGCCCGCGCGACGGACAAATGA
- a CDS encoding HNH endonuclease: MARSRRYEFNKQTKREALQRSGKLCEAEGSVYGLQAGQRCNAPLDSGVEFDHYPAPATDKGSDTLENCVAACKTCHGFKTRTYDTPMQAKGKRVSDKHQGISRPKYKWFSQRLGKGNQQRSATRPIQKWSLLP, encoded by the coding sequence ATGGCTAGATCCCGACGCTACGAGTTCAACAAACAGACTAAGCGCGAGGCCCTACAGCGGTCGGGGAAGCTCTGCGAGGCCGAAGGGTCTGTCTATGGCCTCCAGGCCGGCCAGCGCTGCAATGCGCCGCTGGATAGTGGCGTCGAGTTCGATCACTACCCCGCCCCGGCAACGGACAAGGGCAGCGACACGCTGGAGAACTGTGTTGCTGCCTGCAAGACCTGCCACGGGTTCAAGACCCGGACCTATGACACGCCAATGCAGGCGAAGGGAAAGCGGGTTTCGGACAAGCACCAGGGCATCAGCCGTCCCAAGTATAAATGGTTTTCCCAGCGCCTGGGCAAAGGAAACCAGCAGCGTTCTGCCACCCGCCCGATCCAGAAGTGGAGCCTACTTCCATGA
- a CDS encoding MFS transporter, whose translation MTSMSSVSAPSAPRTTLTIILAVSGAHLLNDLLQFLLPALYPLLKDTYNLSYLQIGLLTLGQQITACLLQPIFGLSGDLRPKPYWLALSMGIIAAGVALLAAANGFWLLFFASVILGTGSAIFHPEASRVARMASGGRLGFAQSLFQVGGNAGTALGPLAAALILLPLGQHSVAYFLGVAAIGLALLTYVGRWFVEHERQAATRPRPVVQKPALSRQRLILAFAIIGALLFSKFIYIEGLKSYYAFFLIEKFALTAQEAQFYLFAFLGAVAAGTFFGGPIGDRYGRLAVIWVSILGALPFTLALPYLDLFWTAVMSIMVGLILSSAFSAMVVYAQELVPGKVGMIAGFIFGFAFGIGALGAAAMGALADWIGMITVFQICAFLPVLGILTILLPRTAELHPERASA comes from the coding sequence ATGACCAGCATGTCCTCAGTTTCAGCGCCCAGTGCGCCGCGCACGACCCTGACCATTATCCTGGCAGTGAGCGGCGCACATCTGCTGAACGACCTGCTTCAATTCCTGCTGCCAGCGCTCTATCCGCTGCTCAAGGACACTTATAACCTGTCCTATCTGCAGATCGGGCTGCTGACCCTGGGGCAACAGATTACTGCCTGCCTGCTGCAACCCATATTCGGGCTTTCCGGTGATCTGCGGCCCAAGCCTTACTGGCTCGCGCTTTCCATGGGCATCATTGCCGCAGGCGTGGCGCTGCTTGCAGCTGCAAATGGATTCTGGCTGCTGTTTTTCGCGTCGGTCATCCTGGGGACGGGGTCGGCTATCTTTCACCCCGAAGCCTCCCGCGTCGCCCGCATGGCATCGGGCGGGCGCCTGGGCTTTGCCCAGTCGCTGTTCCAGGTCGGCGGCAATGCCGGCACCGCGCTCGGTCCGCTGGCGGCTGCGCTGATCCTGCTGCCGCTCGGACAGCACAGCGTCGCTTATTTTCTCGGCGTGGCAGCCATAGGCCTGGCCCTTCTGACCTATGTCGGTCGCTGGTTCGTGGAACACGAACGGCAGGCCGCCACGCGTCCCCGGCCCGTGGTGCAGAAGCCAGCCCTCAGCCGGCAGCGACTCATCCTCGCCTTCGCGATCATCGGCGCTCTGCTGTTCAGCAAATTCATCTATATCGAAGGGCTGAAGAGCTATTACGCCTTCTTCCTGATCGAAAAATTCGCGCTGACGGCTCAGGAGGCCCAGTTCTACCTGTTCGCCTTCCTGGGTGCAGTTGCGGCGGGCACTTTTTTCGGCGGCCCCATCGGCGACCGCTATGGACGCCTCGCGGTGATATGGGTGTCCATTCTGGGTGCTCTGCCGTTCACGCTGGCCCTGCCCTATCTGGATCTCTTCTGGACAGCTGTGATGAGCATCATGGTGGGGCTGATCCTGTCGTCCGCCTTCTCGGCCATGGTCGTCTACGCACAGGAACTGGTGCCCGGCAAGGTCGGCATGATCGCGGGCTTCATCTTCGGCTTCGCGTTCGGCATCGGCGCTCTGGGCGCTGCCGCCATGGGGGCGCTGGCTGACTGGATCGGAATGATCACCGTGTTCCAGATCTGCGCGTTCCTGCCCGTCCTGGGCATTCTCACAATCCTCCTGCCGAGAACGGCCGAACTGCATCCGGAAAGGGCGTCAGCATGA
- a CDS encoding benzoate/H(+) symporter BenE family transporter: MTELSKNRDLAQPIIAGVLAAIVGYASTFTLMLAALAAAGASPQQAGSGLFSTCIAIGILNIAVAWRVRTPTSFAWTTPGLAFLLTVGEPAGGFGAVIGAFLVCAALIVLTGIIRPLAQLIAAIPAAIANAMLAGMLLVLCLAPINAVAEMPWQALPILAAWALGLRFARRYAVPIAVATTGIVLGMTTHLPPGTLDGTWPALVPTMPEFTLDATIRIALPLYIVTMASQNLPGVAVMKANGFTLKPAPIFVLTGIFSGIAAFFGGVTNNLAAITAAICAGPEAHADPNRRWPAPVAAGFTYLALGLLASLAAAFIAASPPLLIQAVAGLALFSSLASSLSAALADENSRLPAILTFATTASGITIVGVGAPFWGLVGGILMLLLLRKEKSA, translated from the coding sequence ATGACCGAGCTTTCCAAGAATCGCGATCTGGCGCAGCCGATCATTGCGGGCGTGCTGGCCGCCATTGTCGGCTATGCCAGTACCTTCACCCTGATGCTGGCGGCGCTCGCGGCGGCGGGCGCCTCGCCGCAGCAGGCGGGCTCGGGCCTCTTCTCCACCTGCATTGCCATCGGCATTCTCAATATCGCGGTGGCCTGGCGGGTTCGCACCCCGACGAGCTTTGCCTGGACGACGCCGGGGCTCGCCTTCCTGCTCACTGTGGGCGAGCCGGCGGGAGGGTTTGGGGCGGTGATCGGCGCATTTCTGGTTTGTGCGGCGCTGATCGTGCTCACCGGCATCATCCGGCCGCTGGCACAGCTAATTGCAGCTATTCCTGCGGCCATCGCCAATGCCATGCTGGCCGGGATGCTGCTCGTTCTGTGCCTGGCACCCATCAACGCAGTCGCAGAGATGCCCTGGCAGGCGCTGCCGATCCTGGCGGCATGGGCGCTGGGCCTGCGTTTCGCCCGGCGCTATGCCGTCCCCATCGCAGTCGCCACCACCGGCATCGTGCTGGGGATGACAACGCATTTGCCGCCCGGTACCCTGGATGGCACCTGGCCGGCGCTGGTGCCGACCATGCCCGAATTCACTCTCGACGCCACGATCCGTATCGCTCTGCCGCTCTATATCGTGACCATGGCCTCACAAAACCTGCCCGGTGTGGCCGTGATGAAGGCCAATGGCTTCACGCTCAAGCCGGCACCGATCTTTGTCCTGACGGGCATTTTCAGTGGCATCGCGGCCTTTTTCGGGGGCGTGACCAACAATCTCGCAGCGATCACTGCGGCCATCTGCGCAGGCCCAGAGGCCCATGCCGACCCGAACCGGCGCTGGCCGGCCCCGGTCGCGGCAGGGTTTACCTATTTGGCGCTCGGCCTGCTCGCCAGCCTGGCAGCCGCATTCATTGCAGCCTCGCCGCCCCTGCTGATCCAGGCCGTGGCCGGACTGGCGCTGTTTTCCAGCCTTGCCTCGTCGCTCTCGGCGGCGTTGGCCGACGAGAATTCCCGCCTGCCTGCGATCCTGACTTTTGCGACCACAGCCTCGGGCATCACCATTGTCGGTGTCGGAGCACCGTTCTGGGGCCTGGTGGGGGGCATTCTGATGCTGCTCCTGCTGCGCAAGGAAAAAAGCGCGTGA